A single Lolium perenne isolate Kyuss_39 chromosome 6, Kyuss_2.0, whole genome shotgun sequence DNA region contains:
- the LOC139832286 gene encoding uncharacterized protein — MTSRRIEEKLAEANRLADTLAQKLEQSETARKKAELDASQAKVEADEAKAKAASVEELQKKLDDAEAALNEHKAAQDTREKGILKRLNTQNRRFLGQTSQDFDLENPTNDPLLDALSYLEFHGQEIREGVVNADAGLSKLFPYFFPKKEEPKTFLALAKDFNPPEDLGLKMRQENMKVAVENTIALVADSQQTVDWMKVGDTEQIEQSKWRSLIKAAKPNTKKILAYLGIKPSSTPSSSSLGNNYPVSPFGELLL; from the exons ATGACGTCGAGAAG gatCGAAG agaaacttgcagaggccaacaggcttgccgacactcttgctcagaaattggagcaaagtgaaacggctcgcaagaaagccgaacttgatgctagccaagcaaaagtagaggctgatgaggccaaagcaaaagctgctagtgtcgaagaactgcagaagaaacttgatgatgctgaagctgctttaaacgagcacaaagccgcacaggacacccgtgaaaagggaatcctcaagcgcttgaacacacaaaatcgtcgcttcctcg gtcaaacaagccaagattttgaccttgagaatcccaccaatgatcctctgcttgacgcactgtcttatctggagtttcatggccaagaaattcgcgaaggcgtggtgaatgctgacgcaggattgtcgaagttgttcccctacttcttcccgaagaaagaggagcctaagactttccttgcccttgccaaggacttcaatccaccagaggatcttggactgaagatgcgccaggagaacatgaaggttgctgttgagaacactattgccttggtcgctgacagtcaacaaactgttgactggatgaaggtaggcgacaccgagcagatagaacaatcaaaatggaggtcgttgatcaaggcagccaagcccaacacgaagaaaatcttggcctatctcgggatcaagccatcttcaactcctagctcatcaag CCTTGGCAACAATTACCCTGTTAGTccctttggagaacttcttttgtaa